Proteins encoded together in one Microcebus murinus isolate Inina chromosome 16, M.murinus_Inina_mat1.0, whole genome shotgun sequence window:
- the OXT gene encoding oxytocin-neurophysin 1 — MAGPSLACCLLGLLALTSACYIQNCPLGGKRAALDLEVRKCLPCGPGGKGRCFGPSICCADELGCFVGTAEALRCQEENYLPSPCQSGLKPCGSGGRCAAAGFCCGPDGCKYDLDCNPDAAFSQP, encoded by the exons ATGGCCGGCCCCAGCCTCGCCTGCTGCCTTCTGGGCCTCCTGGCGCTGACCTCCGCCTGCTACATCCAGAACTGCCCCCTGGGAGGCAAGAGGGCGGCGCTGGACCTCGAAGTGCGCAAG TGCCTCCCCTGCGGCCCCGGGGGCAAAGGGCGCTGCTTCGGGCCCAGCATCTGCTGCGCGGACGAGCTGGGCTGCTTCGTGGGCACGGCCGAGGCGCTGCGCTGCCAGGAGGAGAACTACCTGCCGTCGCCCTGCCAGTCCGGCCTGAAGCCCTGCGGGAGCGGGGGCCGCTGCGCCGCCGCCGGCTTCTGCTGCGGCCCGG ACGGCTGTAAGTATGACCTCGACTGCAACCCAGACGCTGCCTTCTCCCAGCCTTGA
- the MRPS26 gene encoding small ribosomal subunit protein mS26, producing MLRALSGLGARPACRPRVPLLLPARGRKTRHDPQAKSKVGRVKTPPSVDPAEFFVVTQRYQQYRQIVRALRLEFVSEVRKKVHEARAGVLAERKAREDAAEHRELMAWNQAENRRLHELRIERLQREAREQEQQQAEEQARKAREAQAWLELKEQEVLQLQEEAKNFITRENLEARVEEALDSPKSYNWAITKEGLVVRPQHKGS from the exons ATGCTGCGCGCGCTGAGCGGCCTGGGCGCGCGGCCTGCGTGCCGGCCCCGGGTCCCGCTGCTGCTGCCCGCGCGCGGCCGCAAGACCCGCCACGACCCGCAGGCCAAGTCTAAGGTCGGGCGCGTGAAGACGCCGCCCTCGGTGGACCCTGCGGAGTTCTTCGTGGTGACGCAGCGGTACCAGCAGTACCGCCAAATCGTGCGCGCCCTCAG gctggagttcgtGTCCGAGGTGCGGAAGAAGGTGCACGAGGCCCGAGCCGGGGTCCTGGCGGAGCGCAAGGCCCGGGAGGATGCCGCCGAGCACCGGGAGCTGATGGCCTGGAACCAGGCGGAGAACCGGCGGCTGCACGAGCTGcg GATAGAGAGGCTGCAGCGGGAGGCGCgtgagcaggagcagcagcaagCCGAGGAGCAGGCCCGCAAGGCCCGAGAGGCGCAGGCCTGGCTGGAGCTCAAGGAACAAGAAGTGCTGCAGCTGCAG GAGGAGGCCAAAAACTTCATCACCCGAGAGAACCTGGAGGCGCGGGTGGAAGAAGCATTGGACTCCCCAAAGAGCTACAACTGGGCCATCACCAAAGAGGGGCTGGTGGTCAGGCCACAGCACAAGGGCTCCTAG
- the LOC105865791 gene encoding LOW QUALITY PROTEIN: progonadoliberin-2 (The sequence of the model RefSeq protein was modified relative to this genomic sequence to represent the inferred CDS: inserted 3 bases in 2 codons; deleted 2 bases in 1 codon) — MASSRLSLVVLLXARPEPLKAQHWSHSWYPGRKXSSSQDPQNALRTPAGSPAQTACSLPSDTLTSLKDRVPWEGRTMTQWWQTARKQHLLQILLVSGVRGPHHSRPVTGHQWPRWLRAGGCEG, encoded by the exons ATGGCCAGCTCCAGGCTAAGCctggtggtgctgc ctgccCGCCCTGAACCCTTGAAGGCTCAGCACTGGTCCCATAGCTGGTACCCTGGAAGAAA CAGTTCATCCCAAGACCCCCAGAATGCCCTTAGGACCCCAG CAGGCAGCCCAGCCCAGACTGCCTGTAGCCTCCCAAGCGATACCCTGACTTCCCTCAAAGACAGAGTGCCCTGGGAGGGCAGGACCATGACCCAGTGGTGG CAAACCGCCAGGAAGCAGCACCTGCTACAGATACTGCTGGTAAGTGGGGTGAGAGGCCCCCACCATTCAAGACCAGTCACTGGTCACCAGTGGCCAAGGTGGCTAAGGGCTGGGGGCTGTGAGGGGTAG